The nucleotide window AGCATAAAGGTTAACGTTTCACCCACAAAACGACGAATCGTTTGAGGTTGCCTTTGTAAATTAGGTTCTGAGTCAGCAGTAATAGCACGTCCATCGAGCAATTCTACTAACACTTGAGGGGTTAATTGACGGCTTAACTGTTGTACCATTGAACTGTTAAATACGATTAATAATAGAGCAAATAAATTAAAGCAAAATGTGCCTATTCCTAGGAGAAGAAGGATATTCTTTTTTTGATGATCTGGCTGAGATAGTCGGACTCTATTTTTAAATTTTAACATTGCTTAAATGGCTCATCACTTGAACTATCATTATCTAATAAACATAAATTCCGAATTTCGTAAATTTCTAACTGTTCGGAACGGACGCTATAAATAGCCTGTTGTAAATCGGTCATTTGTTGAGGTAAAGGATAAGGAAAATAGTCTATAGTTTGGATCAATATATCTTTATTAAACGGAATTACAATTTTTCTTCCATCTGCGCGTTTTTGTTGAATTAAATCAGCGACAATTCCTACCCGCCATTTTCCTACATCAATTTGTTCAGGTGCAGTAACTCGCTTCAGTTTTAACTGCGCTGATATCGTTTGAGTCGGATTGTCAGAAAACACTTCCGGGGGAGTAATTTCCGCAAGTTTACTTAAAAACCCTTTCCGAAAATCTTCTGATAAAGAAAAACTCGCTATCCAACTCCCAGTAGTCACTTTAGCACTACCCCCTTCAGGTTTAATGATAGTAATCCCTGGATCGGGTTTCGGATTAGCGACTTCTTCAAGAGTTTGGGGGGGTAAATTCCCCGTCCAATTAAACATCAGTTCCATTGTTTTGATGATAAACTGACGGATAACTTCAGGATCTTGAGTTTTTTTCTCATCAATCGTTACTCGTTCCCCATTGACTAATTCGACAAAATTAAGCGGTTTTCTGAGGCTTAGTTGGCGAATTGTCATCCCTTGAACGATGAGACCGAGAATAACTATAATTTGTAATCCAAAAGCGGCTGTCGCAAAGATAGCTAAACTATTATTCTTTTTTTGTTTCTTTTTTAATAAACTCATGGAATTTCACCTTTTTTAAATCTTTTAAATCGGTTTATATATTGTTTTTAACCCATGAATTTGTATTATTAATAGCATTAAAAACCGCAAATCCTCCAGCACCCGCTACGACTAAAGATATGATCGGGGCTAAAAGTCCTAAAAAAATCATAAACCATAATAAGTCTGGATCTGCACCTAAATCTTGTCCAGGCCCGTTAACAATAACCCCAGAGGTAATAATGGCTAAAATATTAAAGGAAATTTTAGCTATAGCAAGGGCAATAAATCCTGTTAACCAAGCAAAAATAGGTTTACCGGCTACAGGTAAAAGGGAGCTACCTATGGCGATCGGGCCTAGGGCTGCTATTAATAACATGGTGGCTTCTATTAAGTTTTGAAAGGCAATTTGTAAGGAAATGAGAACACTTTTAATGATGGTTTGGGCGGTCGATCCTAATAAAGCATTAAAAGCCGTTTGTGAGATCATCCCGTTATCATATCTGATTTGATTAACTTTGTCTTCTAATCGGTTAATCCAAGGTTGATTCCCATATAAATTGTTATATTCTTGTAAAAAAATATCAATTTTTTCTGTAGCTTTGACTAAACACTGAGATTGTTCTTCTCCGGTTAAAGATTGACAACTTCGGAGTAAAGACCCTGCTAGATCTTCCGCTATACTCATATTTAAGGCTTGTTGATAAACCTGATTACTGTCTGCTGTGGTGATGACCTGTTGATTAATAGTATTTAAAAAATTTCGTAATCCTAACGTTAAGTTAGACAACAGACTTCCTTGTCCTGTATTGGTGAGGAGAAGGACAACAATTAACGGCCAAACGAGAGATGAAATAGGACGAGTATATTCATAATAAATAACATCTCTCAGCCATTGGATCATAAAAAATAAAAACGTTCCGACAGCAAAAAAAGTTCCTAATTTCGTTAGAGAGCCATAAATATTATTATTGGTATTATTTTGTAATAAATCTACCCATTGATTATCCCAATTTTCGGCTATGGTTTTTGCTGTAATCGCTCCACTTTCAAGAAGCTCATTAAATTCAATTTGAGCTAAACTATTTAAAATAGGCAGTTCCATTGTTATTCCCCTAACTCTAAAGTAGACTCTGGCTCATCCGATAGATTATCATTTAAAGTAGAGTCCGGCTCATCTGATGGAATATCATTTAAACTAGAATCTGATTCATCCGGTAGATTATTATGATTGACTTCATCGGTTCGGCCTAATAAATCAGCCTGAGCAGTAATTTTAAGCAGCCGGGCGGTTTCAGCAGAAGCATTGACTCTTCTAGACTGATTCGTTTCTTCTATTTGTTTGGCTATATTGCTTAAATTTAAATTAGAATATAACAAAAATTGGTTAGTTTTAACGGCTTGACCTAGATTTTCTGTTAAGATTTTAGCTTGTTCGCTTTCAATTTTAATCGTCAATAATTGTAAATTAGATTGATTCGTAGAGAGATTGGCTGTTATGCCATTAATTCCCGTGAGTTGGCTAGCACCCGAAGCGATTTTACTTAAAATATTTTGATAAATTTGGTCTGCTTCTTGAGAATATTGGTTGATATCATTGATACTTTTTTGACTATTATCTAATAAATTTTTTAACCGAACTTGTCCACTTTCTCCCCAATAGCTAGAAATAGCCCCTAAAGTCACTAAACGATCGATTTCATTTTGGATTAACTGCGCCCGGACTACTGGATTATTTTCAAACTTGTCTGAAAGAGAATAAAATAAAATATCATTCCCAACTCTTTCTCCGGCTAAAACTGGATTAGGAAGATTTACTTCTCCGGTGAATTCTTGGAGAGAACTTTGAACATTAAATTCTAAGGGTTTTAAAGTTTGGCTAACATTATTTCTAACATAACTTTGTAAATCCAGAGTATAACCATAAAAATCCCCCCAAATTTGACCTAATTGGGCTTTAGCCGGAACGATGGAGGCAAGAACCAACAGAAGCGTCGGTAATGCGGCTTTTTTAATTATATTCATCATTTTTTGCCTCAAAAACTAGAATAGTTATTTTTATTGCTAAATATTTTGATTTTAGATCAGAAGTCATTTTTTGACAAATTCTTACCATTTCTTTACTTTGTCTTCATTTATTCCTAAATTAATGAGATTATTTTGAATCATTGAATTAGGGTTATTTTTTGTTAGTTAACTCAAGGCTATTTTTTAATAATTAAGTGCCTAAACAATATTTTTTACACATTCTTAGTAATTTAGACTTAAGTATTTAACCTTAAGATTAGCTTTTCTTAATTTTACTGGCCTATACTTCCACTTGTCCCATTCAGGATGAATGACGACTATCTCAGTCCGTAAGCAACGTGAGAGATCTTTCAATTTAAAACTCTGGTGATATCGCCGATTTGTTTAAGGGAAGTTTATGTCTTATTTAAGTCGCAGACAAATTTTATACTTTTTGGGTGGTGCTGCAGGAGCGGCAGTTTTAGATAATCTTGGAGTATTAGGGTCTTCTGATGCGGCACAGGCTCAAAGTACCCCTTTATCTTTCACTCCATTTCGTATGCCTCGTCCCCTCAGTATCTACGAGCAACAACCGAGTTGGTATGCAACAGGACTAGGAAAAGGAATTACCTTACCGGCGGGTTATCGAGGCAACAATCCACCGACGGATGCTAATGGAAATTTACTTCAATATACAGTCATCGATGATGTGATCGTTCCCCCCGAATTTGAACGCTATATCATTATCCAATGGGGCGATCGGGTTTTTCCCAATCCGAGTGATTACTTTGGCTATAACAATGACTACACCGGCTTTGTGCCTCTCAACGCCGATAGTAGTGACGGGTTACTCTGGGTTAATCATGAATACGTCTCCTATCCTATTTCATTCCTAGCCCCTGGATCGCCATCTGATTTAGCAGGATTACCCACTTCTTTCGCCTCTGTAATTGGATTTAACTTACCCTCTGCCTCCAGCGTATCAGCCCTCAGTCCAGCAGACAGACGCTTACTATTTGGAGAATTTCTCTATAACTTGGGAGGTTCAGTTGTCCGCATTAGAATGAGTACCAGTCGCAGAAGTCCCACTGGACGGTATGTGGTCGTTAGAGATCCTTTAAATCGTCGCATCACTGGGCTTTCGGGTCTAGCCATTAATAGCCAACGGACAGACGGATATCAAAGTGTGACCTCTTGGGGAAGTCTCCCCCACCAACAAGGAAACAACGACTTTTTAGTCGGGACTGGACCGGCTGCGACTGAAGTGTTTAATCTCAGTGTTGATGGCTTAGGGAATCAAATTATTGGCACTGCCTACAATTGTTCCGGTGGAACAACCCCTTGGGGCACGATTCTCTCTGGAGAAGAAAACTTTCAGGGAAGTTCAAGCTTCTTTATCGGGGTAACAGAACAGGTTAACCCCAATGGCACTCAATTAATCGATCCTTCCAATACCCGTTTAGATGCTCAGGGCTATACTATCGGCACATCAGGGCAAGAATTCGGTCTAGTGGGAGAAAAATACGGTTGGATGGTAGAAATCGATCCCGCCGATCCGGGTGTACGGCGAAAACACACCTGGTTAGGTCGCTTCCGTCACGAAAACTTTGCCATCCGGGCAGATGTAGGCGGTAAAGTCGTCGTTTATTCTGGGGACGATCGTCGCGGAGGACATACTTATAAGTATGTCAGCAATGGCACTGTGAACAATCCGGCTGACAAAGCTAACAGTAATCTCTTTACCGATGGGATCTTGTACGTTGCTAAATTCAATCCTGATGGAACAGGTACATGGATTCCTCTGCTTTTAAATACTCCCACCAATCCTACACCCCCCTCTGTGCTGGCTTCCGTACAATTAGCCCAACAGGGAGCAATATCGAGCAACGCCAATACCTATTTTCCTAGACGCGCCGGCATCGCAGGGCAGACCGTAAACGGGGGTTGGTTTATCATGACTCCTAGCAACGAAGCCACCTCTCTACCTGGCTACCAAGGGAAGACCCTAGCTGATTTTTACCCCACTCAAGGAGCAATCCTCTGTGACGCTTATGCCGCCTCTAATTTGGTTGGGGGAACTCCTGGGGGTCGTCCAGAGGACATCGAAATTCATCCGATTACTAGAGAAGTTTTTGTGTCCTACACCGATAACCGTCCTTCATCAGATGGATATCCTGACTCTAGGATTTTTGTTGTTGCTAAATATAACTCTAATGCGAATGCACCTCAGCATTTTGGCGGACTTTATAAGATTGTTGAACAGAGTGCAGATGGAAGCGGAACAAGCTTCACCTGGGAAATCTTCAAGCAAGGTGGAGAAGAAGGAACGACCGGCGGGGCAGGAATTAATGCTCCTGCCGGGTCAGGATTTGGCTTCTCAGACAACTTAGTCTTTGATAGTCAAGGGAATTTATTTGGGGTTATCGACATGAGTACCGATAGACACAACGGATTTGATGTCGGTGCTAGTGCCACTCCATTTAACATCGACCATAGTGTCGTCGGGAATGCTGAAAACCTCATCGGATGTTTTGGCAATAACTGGATGTATGTGATTCCTGCCAGTGGGCCAGCCGCCGGAGAAGTGATTTCCTTTGCTCAGGGGCCAATGAGATGTGAACTGACCGGGCCGACTTTTGTCGGCAATACCCTATTAATTGCCGTTCAACATCCTGGGGAAGATTGTCCCATTG belongs to Gloeothece citriformis PCC 7424 and includes:
- a CDS encoding PhoX family protein, translated to MSYLSRRQILYFLGGAAGAAVLDNLGVLGSSDAAQAQSTPLSFTPFRMPRPLSIYEQQPSWYATGLGKGITLPAGYRGNNPPTDANGNLLQYTVIDDVIVPPEFERYIIIQWGDRVFPNPSDYFGYNNDYTGFVPLNADSSDGLLWVNHEYVSYPISFLAPGSPSDLAGLPTSFASVIGFNLPSASSVSALSPADRRLLFGEFLYNLGGSVVRIRMSTSRRSPTGRYVVVRDPLNRRITGLSGLAINSQRTDGYQSVTSWGSLPHQQGNNDFLVGTGPAATEVFNLSVDGLGNQIIGTAYNCSGGTTPWGTILSGEENFQGSSSFFIGVTEQVNPNGTQLIDPSNTRLDAQGYTIGTSGQEFGLVGEKYGWMVEIDPADPGVRRKHTWLGRFRHENFAIRADVGGKVVVYSGDDRRGGHTYKYVSNGTVNNPADKANSNLFTDGILYVAKFNPDGTGTWIPLLLNTPTNPTPPSVLASVQLAQQGAISSNANTYFPRRAGIAGQTVNGGWFIMTPSNEATSLPGYQGKTLADFYPTQGAILCDAYAASNLVGGTPGGRPEDIEIHPITREVFVSYTDNRPSSDGYPDSRIFVVAKYNSNANAPQHFGGLYKIVEQSADGSGTSFTWEIFKQGGEEGTTGGAGINAPAGSGFGFSDNLVFDSQGNLFGVIDMSTDRHNGFDVGASATPFNIDHSVVGNAENLIGCFGNNWMYVIPASGPAAGEVISFAQGPMRCELTGPTFVGNTLLIAVQHPGEDCPIGNSPILNRDIQILDTSGTTFVQNRSVPRGSSWPTNLLGNSNGIPRPAVIGIRRKDGGQFI